The Cyanobacteria bacterium QS_8_64_29 sequence ATTCCGCTGAGTCTACGCCCATCCGCTGCAGCACGTGGGCCGAGAGTTCCAAGCTAGCTTCGAACTCGGGCTGCACCACCTCGCGCGCGCCGAGCTGGTACAGGCTCTCGATATCGCGATCGGTACTGGCCCGCACGACCACATCCAACTCGGGATTGAGCTCCAGGCTGCGCTTGAGGCACAGGCGCGCGCTCATGGCATCCGGCAAGGCGATCGCCATGCTGCGCGCTCGGTCAACGCCAGCTGCCTCCAAAACGGGGATGCTGACCGCGTTGCCGTAGACGTAGGGAAGCTGGCGTTCGCGCAGCCACTGGATGGCGATCTCGGACTGGTCGATAGCAATTGCCGGATAGCCGCGCTTGCACAGCAGGCGCACCAAAATCTTGCCCATGCTGCCGCAGCCGCAAACGACAATGGGGTTGCCCGCGGGCGCGCCGTCCGAGCTAGCGGGGGCGTTCGGCTCCCTCAGATAGGGCTGCAGCCAACGGATGCCCTTCAACCCAGCCAATACCTTGGGCACTAACTGCAGCACCAGCGGCGTCACCAGCAGCGTTACGGCGCTGGTTCCCAGCACCAGCAGATAGACGGGGCGCTCGATCAGCCCCAGCGACAGGCCCTCGCTGGCCAGGACGAACGAAAACTCGCCGATTTGGGCCAGTCCTAAACCAGTCAGGATGGCCGTCCGCCAGCTGTAGCCGAATCCGCGCACCAGCGGGATGCCGATCGCGGCTTTGACCGCGATCGCCAGCGCCACCAAGCCTAGAATGAGCCCGGCATTTTGCCACAGAAACACCGGGTCGATCAGCATGCCCACGGCGGCGAAAAACAGCGCCGAGAACACATCGCGCAGCGGCTCGACGTAGGCCAGGGTTTGGTCGGCGTACTCTACCTCCGAGATGGTCAGCCCTGCCACAAAAGCCCCCATCTCGATGGAGAGCCCCAGATAGTCGGTGAGCAAGGCAACGCTCAAGCACAAGCTCACCACCGCCAGCAGGAACAGCTCGCGGCTCTCGGTTTGGGCCACCAGGCGCAACAGGCGCGGAATGACCCATACCCCAAACGCCACAGCCCCACCGGCAAAGGCAGCCAGCGACAGCAGCGACTTCGCGATCGCCGCTCCCAGTGCCGGCCCCGATGGGGCGATCACCGGCAGGACGGCCAGCATGACTCCCAGCGCCAGATCCTGGACGATCAAAATGCCCAGCATGACCTGGCCGTGCGGGGCATCAGTCTCGTTGCGTGCCATGAGGGTCTTGAGCACCACTGCCGTGGAGGACAGCGACAGGATGGCGCCCAGCAAGATCCCCTGAGCGGGCGAGCTCGCCCAGCCGGCCAGGACGGTTATGCCGGCGGTGACTGCCACCATCAGCCCGATTTGCAAGGCGCCGCCGCCCAGGGCAATGTTGCGAACGCGCTGGAGCTCGGCCAGCGAGAACTCCACCCCCAGCGCAAACAGCAAAAACGCCACTCCCATTTGGGCCAGCGTTTCCACTTGCCCGAGCTCCCGGATCAGACCGATGCCAGTGGGGCCGACGACCGTCCCGCCCAGCAAGTACCCCA is a genomic window containing:
- a CDS encoding sodium:calcium exchanger produces the protein MEEDFRLIADIVLVLVAAGMGGTLAARLRQPALLGYLLGGTVVGPTGIGLIRELGQVETLAQMGVAFLLFALGVEFSLAELQRVRNIALGGGALQIGLMVAVTAGITVLAGWASSPAQGILLGAILSLSSTAVVLKTLMARNETDAPHGQVMLGILIVQDLALGVMLAVLPVIAPSGPALGAAIAKSLLSLAAFAGGAVAFGVWVIPRLLRLVAQTESRELFLLAVVSLCLSVALLTDYLGLSIEMGAFVAGLTISEVEYADQTLAYVEPLRDVFSALFFAAVGMLIDPVFLWQNAGLILGLVALAIAVKAAIGIPLVRGFGYSWRTAILTGLGLAQIGEFSFVLASEGLSLGLIERPVYLLVLGTSAVTLLVTPLVLQLVPKVLAGLKGIRWLQPYLREPNAPASSDGAPAGNPIVVCGCGSMGKILVRLLCKRGYPAIAIDQSEIAIQWLRERQLPYVYGNAVSIPVLEAAGVDRARSMAIALPDAMSARLCLKRSLELNPELDVVVRASTDRDIESLYQLGAREVVQPEFEASLELSAHVLQRMGVDSAEFGEEIRQIRATRYQSLRSEPADARVARELRATAQQMNGKWIAMPPDSPLAGMTLDAIDLRRLTGASIMAIQRAQGQEIDYPTAQTALHPQDRLLVVGQTKELEACQRLLAGETGLPQSEAPTCQWVALPAEGSALDEQALGELDLRRRYALHCQAIRRGNQFVRFPGGDARLRAGDRLLLCGDLQQLAQFQADWVAGPQPSPAAPSDPPSP